One window of the Desulfonatronum thiosulfatophilum genome contains the following:
- a CDS encoding alpha-ketoacid dehydrogenase subunit beta: MQKLGMGQAVNQALREEMRRDSNVFIAGEGVGVSIHVNPMFPTHGLLEEFGPKRVKDTPVSEAAIAGLAVGAAEAGLRPVVEIMFNPFFTLASDMIVNHAAKLRYLSGGKSSFPLVVRMKTGAGFGAGCQHSHNLEAWAAHCPGLKVVMPATSADAKGLLKSAIRDDNPVLFIEHMGLYFAPMPVPEEEYLTPIGKADVKRPGKDVTVATWSSMLGVAMAAADQLAGEGIETEIVDLRTLVPLDKETLLASVRKTGRLVVLHEATRTGGFGGEVAAVVMEEAFADLKAPLRRVTGPDIPVPASPPQERFYIPNAQSLISAIKEIL; encoded by the coding sequence ATGCAGAAACTCGGAATGGGACAGGCCGTCAATCAGGCCTTGCGGGAGGAGATGCGCCGGGATTCCAACGTTTTCATAGCCGGGGAGGGCGTCGGGGTCAGCATTCACGTCAACCCCATGTTTCCCACCCACGGATTGCTGGAGGAATTCGGACCAAAGCGGGTCAAGGACACCCCGGTGTCCGAGGCGGCCATCGCCGGGCTGGCCGTGGGCGCGGCCGAGGCCGGTTTGCGGCCCGTGGTGGAGATCATGTTCAACCCCTTCTTCACCCTGGCTTCGGACATGATCGTCAACCATGCGGCCAAGCTGCGCTATCTGTCCGGAGGCAAGTCCTCCTTTCCCCTGGTGGTGCGCATGAAGACAGGCGCGGGATTCGGCGCGGGCTGCCAGCACTCCCACAACCTGGAGGCCTGGGCTGCCCATTGCCCTGGCTTAAAGGTGGTCATGCCCGCCACTTCCGCGGATGCCAAGGGTCTGCTCAAGTCGGCCATCCGGGATGACAACCCGGTGCTGTTCATCGAGCACATGGGGCTCTACTTCGCGCCCATGCCGGTTCCCGAAGAGGAGTATCTAACGCCCATCGGCAAGGCCGACGTCAAACGTCCGGGCAAGGACGTCACCGTGGCGACCTGGTCCAGCATGCTGGGCGTGGCCATGGCAGCGGCGGATCAACTGGCCGGGGAAGGGATCGAGACGGAAATCGTGGACCTGCGGACCCTGGTTCCCCTGGACAAGGAGACCCTGCTGGCGTCGGTCAGGAAAACAGGCCGGCTGGTGGTCCTGCACGAGGCCACGCGGACTGGCGGCTTTGGCGGCGAAGTGGCCGCGGTGGTCATGGAGGAAGCCTTTGCCGATCTCAAGGCACCCCTGCGTCGGGTGACGGGCCCGGACATCCCGGTCCCGGCCAGCCCGCCCCAGGAACGGTTTTATATTCCCAATGCGCAAAGCCTGATATCGGCAATCAAGGAAATTTTGTAG